The following coding sequences are from one Plasmodium knowlesi strain H genome assembly, chromosome: 9 window:
- a CDS encoding V-type proton ATPase subunit F, putative has protein sequence MTSRRHKYFNETDLKIYIIGDEDSVVGFLLAGIGFRDGLGKKNFFIVNSKTSKTEIEEVFKEYTSKNDCGVILMNQQIADEIRYLVDLHDKILPTVLEIPSKDKPFDPNKDSIIQRVKLFFGGDLSNLK, from the exons ATGACATCGAGAAGACATAAGTATTTTAATGAAACTGATTTAAAGATATACATCATTGGGGATGAG GACTCTGTAGTGGGATTCTTACTAGCTGGCATAGGCTTTCGGGATGgattagggaaaaaaaatttcttcatcgtGAATtcaa AAACGAGCAAAACCGAAATTGAGGAAGTGTTCAAGGAATACACTTCAAAAAACGACTGCGGAGTTATCCTCATGAATCAACAG aTAGCGGACGAAATAAGGTACCTGGTTGACCTTCACGATAAGATCTTACCGACCGTTTTGGAAATTCCGTCCAAAGACAAACCGTTTGACCCCAACAAAGATTCCATCATACAGAGAGTGAAGCTTTTTTTCGGGGGGGATTTATCAAACCTGAAGTGA
- a CDS encoding P-loop containing nucleoside triphosphate hydrolase, putative, which produces MANKDRKRYEIDCTCLDLFEESIRGYNFNDCVVIKKCIKNGTLKEADSVCIYGREKCGKTLLLTEIVAEMTAVKELNGMNCKVVYLDCDLTFNYNNYENIIWKKIKKHVNYNHSNTWGSGGSYQNMNLGKAYLENSFSNIYYFRIFNPGHLLLVLNTLKNLLKKKKFFEALFIDSLSFWNAYKYDKVNWFSDNNYVRRKTCDLLDYAFTLILNLKKRYKFLFFYSKLCSEEKFIDYTVNLVVEKPRKQNKGSVIEGETHKRKGIIEKKETHLTVKEHTTQEESFLIPHSFNDILNTHIFLKKDFMSNNILVEKPFFIYLIPNEKKRKKKGHIADIHQEEDFPHLNILMCLSSEMKDADKDQYLKFFFMITNSHTITPL; this is translated from the coding sequence ATGGCAAATAAAGACAGGAAACGTTATGAAATAGATTGTACATGTTTGGACCTATTCGAGGAGTCCATAAGAGGTTACAACTTCAATGACTGTGTAGTGATAAAGAAGtgtataaaaaatggaacactCAAGGAGGCGGAtagtgtgtgtatatatggaagagaaaaatgcggAAAAACGCTTCTTTTGACGGAAATTGTAGCCGAGATGACGGCGGTAAAGGAACTTAACGGAATGAACTGCAAAGTGGTGTATCTGGATTGCGACCTTACGTTTAACTATAACAATTACGAAAATattatatggaaaaaaattaagaaacaTGTAAACTACAACCATAGTAATACCTGGGGCAGTGGTGGTAGTTACCAAAATATGAATTTAGGAAAAGCCTATTtggaaaattctttttcgaacatatattattttcgAATATTTAATCCAGGTCATCTACTACTCGTTTTAAAtacgttaaaaaatttattaaaaaaaaaaaaattttttgaagCTTTATTTATTGATTCTCTATCCTTCTGGAATGCCTACAAATATGACAAGGTAAATTGGTTCTCTGATAATAATTACgtaagaaggaaaacgtGTGATTTGCTGGATTATGCATTTACACTCATTttgaatttgaagaaaaggtacaaatttttattcttctatTCGAAGCTTTGTAGCGAGGAGAAATTTATTGACTACACTGTTAACTTGGTTGTTGAAAAGCCaaggaaacaaaataaaggcaGTGTAATTGAGGGGGAGACGCACAAGCGGAAAGGGATaattgagaaaaaagaaacgcaCTTAACTGTTAAGGAACATACTACACAGGAAGAGTCCTTTCTGATTCCACATAGCTTCAATGACATCCTaaatacacacatatttCTAAAAAAAGACTTCATGAGCAATAATATTTTAGTGGAGAAAccattcttcatttatttaataccaaatgagaagaagaggaagaagaaagggcaTATCGCTGATATTCATCAGGAGGAGGATTTCCCCCACTTGAACATCTTAATGTGTTTATCGTCCGAAATGAAGGATGCTGACAAGGATCagtatttaaaatttttttttatgataacAAATTCGCACACAATTACACCGTTGTAA
- a CDS encoding myosin K, putative has translation MYKQKSLELRDINYVYENSWVWVNINSIKKKNGNLYKEIFEYYKNKNRIFCFFKGKVRRFVSNRDVEICISIDENYNNFKNNINYNITENVKYLLPIDSNFGCSDNTELIYLNAPNLLENIRQRYNKAYSNEGSRECIYTYIGYILLSVNPYENFKIYDESYMKKIKNENNMFALPHPFSIANDAYNCMVKDKVSQSIIISGESGAGKTESSKQVLRYLTYLSACHSREEGGGVADALENCDYPRKGAIPGGSNQTSENGDTGGRRAKAPAKEGKDKFNPNVRDTSKRDEINERGSKNCSKNGSKNGSKNGSKNDSKNDSKNDSKNDSKNDSKNDSKNDSKNDSKNDSKNDSKNDSKNSAEKGGKPVPSGETPFLNAPTTASTYTTASIYKTASPSSYEEKIQNSNPLLESFGNAKTIKNDNSSRFGKLMKLNYDENGMLRSASIETYLLAKSRVVDVPPMEGNYHIFYSLCENSKICEEFDLLPWYKYNYLKAQKYANKSGDNSSNGRDDSEGNEEVEDGEDINKDSKGKNKSRSRGRSRSKRKKMDKSDETDREEEEKEEVVSRKKSKLKGKLGNDSHPSDDNGKVNKCLYNLDVIMKCFHSIGVYEEEQKEIYKTLICILLLGNVDFVVNEEEEGGMLKIKSGEVCEKLGDLLQISNDHSGNSGHGNSGENKIVEILTIKKVRDTQKNYTYQQAIYNRDVISKALYQLLFEYVIMRVNDSLNVREGEEEINYQNGDDAHMEGTATDEEHPDGDCAECEKVQENMKPNKRKRSNHSGAHRDGTTRRSGNRTYFIGILDIYGFENFAKEGMNCFEQLCINYANEVLHAFFLKQIIHNEHKIHYEENLFLEKIPYNDNRNVISLIGDTRDVSIYTILEDLSLLFSSNKSNEESNKNLFFEKLSKNVINSAKYKNIVRNYKASRNCFIISHYAGEVLYDSHDFFNKNVDILTNDIEDFLSSCNSFIRTNLLKRRRFVCAKSSTQGNPPKSSGRMAELKIQEEAKSSRRKLSVKEMISHHEIESRGILPVHIQGDDPYMSDDDEEGGEVERNHRHSVRNGRKSNNILTYHTGRKNKVKSIFSSFKNQLEILTNKLDKTASKFIRCIKPNEEKKAKFFNKNLVLNQLIMSGMVDVLSLMKNGYPCRVLYDDIWITYSYILQDEMKSFLTPKMFCEIVLKFLDIPSNEYTFGRTKVFFRFGVLSSINEILNKNLEKKNKFIDCVYNFWLHKRKQKILKFVLCGCRFKMLIKRMRAKRLMEHGLYYYNNFLQQKKRQSLRKILFYYFYVYKQRIYFLQLRNSSLIIQKHIRGYLARKKYLHIRRQILFIQDYYIFQGYFKQRVTASNIIRKNWLTYITKSDYHYVRMSIIKIQRAFRRYMKGKYINYCLKVVNVKKQPKRTYSAFVKSEIDEGRKLKVGAQRTTQKELGKGVKHERARDRQLRKRLFQEEDRIGSFICVEKTNRRHSFAMGQKFDTSSSLRSILKRRKTWGARESASMYDYNRKSYRHAQPNYMDRVISKHSRSHISTGTALKKKVTGSYKQEKPFISVGYIGINGKGQIKGHSSDISGNASQGKNGMKRKMYNDENRKNDFPSSSKKEKNKVSNFLKNTIYDRYITKYKQNYTIKQKDKKKKSIYIKNNYSNISNIYSVYRPSRDEEVDEQYDFDRTDALIIPEDFYVSESNIPDPDMMQENDENYLLFCDYLDNNLDSKIPLIELSVFKCA, from the exons ATGTACAAACAGAAGTCGCTAGAACTGAGAGACATCAACTACGTGTATGAGAACTCATGGGTCTGGGTTAACATCAATtcgataaaaaagaaaaatggaaatttatacaaagaaatatttgaatattacaaaaataagaatagaaTATTCTGTTTTTTCAAAGGAAAAGTAAGACGATTCGTATCCAACAGGGACGTAGAAATATGCATCAGCATAGACGAGAATTACAACAACttcaaaaataatataaattatAACATCactgaaaatgtaaaatatttattacCCATAGATAGCAATTTTGGGTGTAGTGATAATACAGagttaatatatttaaatgCGCCAAATTTGTTGGAAAATATTCGACAGAGATATAATAAGGCGTACTCAAATGAAGGGAGCAGAGAATGTATTTATACTTACATTGGGTACATCCTATTGTCAGTGAATCcttatgaaaattttaaaatttacgATGAGAGttatatgaagaaaattaagaatgaaaataatatgtTTGCTCTTCCTCACCCTTTTTCCATTGCCAACGATGCGTACAATTGTatggttaaggataaggtgagCCAGTCCATCATCATAAGCGGCGAAAGTGGGGCTGGCAAGACGGAGTCGTCGAAGCAGGTACTCAGGTACCTTACCTACTTGAGCGCTTGCCACTCGCGGGAGGAAGGTGGAGGAGTTGCAGATGCATTGGAAAATTGTGACTACCCACGAAAGGGAGCCATCCCCGGTGGCAGTAACCAGACATCGGAAAATGGCGACACTGGGGGTCGTCGCGCTAAAGCACCTgcgaaagaaggaaaggacaAGTTCAATCCAAATGTTAGGGACACCTCCAAGAGAGACGAAATAAACGAAAGAGGATCCAAAAATTGTTCCAAAAATGGTTCCAAAAATGGTTCCAAAAATGGTTCCAAAAATGATTCCAAAAATGATTCCAAAAATGATTCCAAAAATGATTCCAAAAATGATTCCAAAAATGATTCCAAAAATGATTCCAAAAATGATTCCAAAAATGATTCCAAAAATGATTCCAAAAATGATTCCAAAAATTCTgcagaaaagggggggaaaccCGTTCCATCAGGGGAGACACCCTTCCTCAATGCTCCCACCACTGCGTCCACGTACACTACCGCATCTATTTACAAGACTGCCTCCCCCTCCTCttatgaagagaaaattcaGAACAGCAATCCCCTGCTGGAATCGTTCGGAAATGCAAAGAcgataaaaaatgacaacagCAGTAGGTTCGGAAAATTGATGAAGTTAAATTACGACGAGAATGGCATGTTACGGTCAGCGTCCATCGAAACGTATCTTCTTGCAAAGTCCAGGGTGGTCGATGTTCCACCCATGGAAGGGAATtaccacattttttattccttgtGTGAGAACTCCAAAATATGTGAAGAGTTTGATCTATTGCCATGGTACAAGTACAACTATTTGAAGGCCCAAAAATATGCGAACAAATCAGGTGACAATTCCTCCAATGGAAGAGACGATTCTGAGGGAAATGAGGAAGTGGAGGATGGAGAAGATATTAACAAAGATAgtaaagggaagaacaaaagCAGAAGCAGAGGCAGGAGTCGGAGtaagcggaaaaaaatggacaagtcGGACGAAACGGAtagggaggaagaggaaaaggaagaagtggttAGCAGGAAGAAAAGTAAACTGAAGGGAAAATTAGGAAACGACTCACACCCCAGTGATGACAACGGGAAGGTTAATAAATGTTTATACAATTTAGATGTCATTATGAAGTGTTTTCACAGCATAGGGGTATATGAAgaggaacagaaggaaatttacaaaacGCTTATCTGTATTTTGCTCCTAGGAAATGTGGACTTTGTGGTAAacgaggaggaggaaggaggGATGCTCAAAATAAAGAGTGGAGAGGTTTGTGAAAAGTTGGGAGACCTGCTTCAAATTAGCAATGACCATTCAGGAAATAGTGGCCATGGCAACAGTGGGGAGAACAAGATTGTCGAAATTTTAACTATAAAGAAGGTGCGGGATACACAAAAGAACTACACCTACCAACAAGCCATCTACAACAGGGATGTCATATCGAAGGCGCTCTATCAACTCCTGTTCGAGTATGTGATCATGCGCGTTAACGACTCATTGAATGTGCGCGAGGGAGAGGAGGAGATAAATTACCAAAACGGTGACGACGCACACATGGAGGGAACGGCCACCGATGAGGAACACCCTGATGGGGACTGTGCGGAGTGCGAGAAGGTACAAGAAAATATGAAGCCCaacaagaggaaaaggagcaACCATAGCGGAGCGCACAGAGATGGCACTACGCGAAGAAGCGGTAACAGGACCTACTTCATAGGCATTTTAGACATTTACGGATTTGAAAATTTCGCGAAAGAAGGCATGAATTGCTTTGAACAGCTGTGCATAAATTACGCAAACGAAGTTCTacacgctttttttttaaaacaaataatTCACAATGAACACAAAATAcattatgaagaaaatttgtttCTCGAGAAAATACCTTACAATGATAATAGAAATGTGATATCCCTCATAGGTGACACTAGAGATGTGAGCATCTACACCATACTGGAAGATTTGTCCTTGCTATTTTCATCAAATAAGTCGAACGAAGAgagtaataaaaatttgtttttcgaAAAGTTAAGTAAAAATGTTATTAACTCAGCCAAGTACAAAAATATCGTGCGGAATTATAAAGCGTCCAGGAACTGCTTCATCATTTCGCACTACGCAGGAGAAGTACTCTACGACTCCCAcgatttttttaacaaaaatgtagacaTTCTTACGAACGATATTGAAGATTTTTTATCAAGCTGCAATTCCTTCATAAGGACGAATTTGCTTAAAAGGAGGAGATTTGTGTGTGCTAAGAGTAGCACACAGGGGAATCCTCCTAAGAGCAGTGGTAGAATGGCGGAGCTGAAAATTCAGGAAGAGGCAAAATCAAGCAGGAGAAAATTGTCCGTGAAGGAAATGATATCCCACCATGAGATTGAGTCCAGGGGAATTCTTCCTGTACATATCCAGGGGGATGATCCATATATGAGTGATGACGACGAAGAAGGAGGCGAAGTAGAGCGGAACCATCGACATAGCGTTCGCAATGGAAGGAAGTCCAACAACATTCTTACGTATCACACAGGACGAAAAAACAAAGTGAAGAGtatcttctcctcattcaaAAACCAGCTGGAAATTCTGACGAACAAACTAGATAAGACGGCTTCTAAATTTATCAGATGTATAAAaccaaatgaggaaaagaaggccaaattttttaataaaaatttggtgTTGAATCAGCTAATAATGAGCGGAATGGTGGATGTTCTGAGCTTGATGAAAAATGGATACCCTTGCAGAGTGCTCTACGATGATATATGGATTACTTATAGTTACATTTTGCAGGACGAAATGAaatccttccttacccccaaaaTGTTTTGCGAAATAGTACTAAAATTTTTAGACATTCCTTCTAACGAATACACATTTGGAAGAACGAAagtttttttccgctttggTGTTTTATCCAGCATAAATGaaatattaaataaaaatttggagaaaaaaaataaatttatcgACTGTGTGTATAATTTCTGGCTACATaaaaggaagcaaaaaatCTTGAAGTTTGTTCTCTGTGGATGCAGGTTTAAAATGCTAATAAAAAGGATGAGAGCTAAACGTTTAATGGAGCATGGACTCtattattataataattttttacaacagaAGAAGAGGCAAAGTCTTAGAAAAATCCTGTTCTACTACTTTTATGTGTATAAACAGAGAATCTACTTTCTGCAATTGAGGAACAGCTCCCTCATCATTCAGAAGCACATTCGGGGATACCTCGcgcggaaaaaatatttacacataAGAAGACAAATCCTTTTTATACAggattattatatatttcaaGGGTACTTTAAGCAAAGAGTTACAGCTTCAAACATTATTAGGAAAAATTGGCTTACTTATATTACGAAATCTGACTATCACTATGTTCGTATGAGCATTATAAAAATCCAGAGGGCCTTTCGAAGGTACATGAaggggaaatatataaacTACTGCTTGAAGGTTGTCAATGTTAAAAAGCAGCCCAAGCGCACGTACAGTGCATTTGTGAAAAGTGAGATTGATGAGGGGAGAAAATTGAAGGTGGGGGCACAGCGGACGACTCAGAAGGAACTTGGAAAAGGGGTGAAGCACGAGAGAGCTCGTGATCGACAGCTGAGGAAACGACTCTTCCAGGAGGAGGACCGCATAGGTTCCTTCATCTGCGTCGAGAAGACCAACCGCAGGCATTCCTTCGCG ATGGGCCAAAAGTTCGACACCTCCTCTAGCCTGAGGAGCATCctcaaaagaagaaaaacatggGGCGCACGGGAAAGCGCCTCAATGTATGACTACAACAGAAAGAGTTATAGACACGCCCAGCCAAATTATATGGATAGAGTTATTTCGAAGCATAGCAGAAGCCATATAAGCACAGGGACTGccttgaaaaagaaggttacaGGAAGTTACAAGCAGGAGAAACCATTTATCAGTGTTGGATATATAGGGATTAACGGAAAGGGCCAAATAAAAGGTCATAGTAGCGACATCTCTGGTAATGCTAGTcagg GCAAAAACGgcatgaaaagaaaaatgtacaatGACGAAAATCGGAAAAACGACTTCCCCTCGAGTtccaagaaggaaaaaaacaaggtctccaattttttgaagaacacCATATATGACAGATACATCACCAAGTACAAGCAGAATTACACGATCAAACAAAAggataagaagaagaaatccatttacataaaaaacaaTTATAGTAACATCAGCAACATATACAGCGTTTATAGACCTTCACGGGATGAGGAGGTGGATGAACAGTATGACTTCGATCGCACAGACGCG CTCATCATTCCGGAGGATTTCTACGTGAGCGAGTCGAACATCCCCGATCCAGACATGATGCAGGAAAATGAT GAAAATTACCTATTGTTTTGTGATTACCTGGACAACAATTTGGATTCGAAGATCCCCCTAATAGAGCTAAGTGTTTTCAAATGTGCATGA